In the Solibacillus sp. FSL K6-1523 genome, one interval contains:
- a CDS encoding DUF3600 domain-containing protein: MHNHLKEELSKIEIPIEIQERSKRGITKAKSEMGGKMNRFFKKRLAIAVISACLIIPTGVFASQALLVDDFYGSFDNLKKHAASVTMKSYLLFDAKLNQAKGDLSKEEFKQFKALLNVFTSAKLEYGDSNGNIDYALVPVDSLEKIKVAMSEIQAYFDQLNGLPSSKEVLTAEEFEHYIQALMTYESIMAQVGVSSVPDIDIIPTQLQAEFSEAQEYLYYVNEKQIGN; the protein is encoded by the coding sequence ATGCATAATCATCTTAAGGAAGAGTTATCAAAAATCGAAATTCCTATAGAGATTCAAGAAAGAAGTAAACGGGGCATTACGAAAGCAAAATCTGAAATGGGTGGCAAAATGAATCGCTTTTTTAAGAAACGATTGGCTATAGCAGTTATTTCGGCATGTTTAATCATTCCAACGGGTGTATTTGCGTCTCAAGCGTTACTGGTCGATGATTTTTATGGATCATTTGATAATCTTAAAAAACATGCGGCGAGTGTTACGATGAAAAGTTACTTATTATTTGATGCAAAATTAAATCAAGCAAAAGGCGATCTAAGTAAAGAAGAGTTTAAACAATTTAAAGCGTTATTAAATGTATTTACAAGTGCAAAACTTGAATATGGTGATAGCAATGGAAATATAGATTATGCTCTAGTCCCTGTAGACTCCTTAGAAAAAATTAAAGTAGCTATGTCCGAAATTCAAGCATACTTTGATCAATTAAATGGGCTTCCATCTAGCAAAGAAGTTTTAACAGCTGAAGAATTTGAACATTATATACAAGCCTTAATGACGTATGAATCCATTATGGCACAAGTAGGCGTTTCGAGTGTTCCAGATATCGATATCATTCCTACACAGTTACAAGCGGAATTTTCCGAAGCTCAAGAATACTTATATTACGTAAATGAAAAACAAATTGGAAATTGA
- a CDS encoding sigma-70 family RNA polymerase sigma factor: MKLESLVKKAQKGNDKAYLMLFQQYEADIYRMAYVYVKNKEDALDLVQEVAYQSFKKIRTLEKPEYFKTWLMKITINCALNLINKNKKIIPINANFEVLTGAEDKDIALTLSLHKLIDTLKEDEKSVILLKYYDDRTLREISEILDIPLGTAKSVLYRALDKLRQNVKEVDNYA; encoded by the coding sequence ATGAAACTTGAAAGCTTAGTAAAGAAAGCACAAAAAGGAAATGATAAAGCTTACTTAATGCTTTTCCAGCAGTATGAAGCGGATATTTATCGAATGGCATATGTCTATGTAAAAAATAAAGAAGATGCATTAGATCTTGTACAAGAGGTGGCTTATCAGTCATTTAAGAAAATCCGTACATTGGAGAAGCCAGAATATTTTAAGACATGGCTGATGAAAATTACGATAAATTGTGCTTTGAACTTAATCAATAAAAATAAAAAAATCATCCCAATAAATGCAAATTTTGAAGTACTTACTGGGGCAGAAGATAAAGACATTGCACTTACATTGTCTTTACATAAGCTGATTGATACTTTGAAAGAAGATGAGAAAAGTGTCATTTTATTAAAATATTACGATGATCGTACATTGAGGGAAATTTCAGAAATACTAGACATCCCATTAGGAACCGCAAAGTCCGTGTTATACCGTGCTTTAGATAAGCTTCGCCAAAATGTAAAGGAGGTTGATAATTATGCATAA